A region from the Pelobates fuscus isolate aPelFus1 chromosome 1, aPelFus1.pri, whole genome shotgun sequence genome encodes:
- the LOC134578081 gene encoding gametocyte-specific factor 1-like has product MDVTCPYNNEHKIQGTDLRMHIMTCQDSRCKETGNSAVPQATKKKTNWKAFPVHFKHEQPEMKVYGPQDPERLLQCPYDANHQIRACRYPYHLIKCRKSHQDVAMQLATCPFNARHMVPRAELSHHISSCEDKSCIEQDIADENSIYKRDVKPSMWTSPPCSEDWDQDLQSKPPSVFMWGTPSYPVPSSGTLMDPKSSLGSSLRAPKSLPYVLPWKIRLLYNKVELCSVKGASRRVNSATENIAVPAKQCFKLLN; this is encoded by the exons GACAGCCGTTGCAAGGAAACTGGCAATTCTGCAGTGCCACAAGCCACCAAGAAGAAAACTAACTGGAAAGCTTTTCCTGTTCATTTTAAGCATGAACAGCCAGAAATGAAAGTCTATG GTCCACAAGATCCAGAGAGACTTCTACAGTGCCCATATGATGCCAATCACCAGATAAGGGCTTGTCGATACCCTTATCATCTGATAAAGTGCAGAAAG AGTCATCAAGATGTTGCCATGCAGCTTGCCACTTGCCCATTTAATGCTCGTCATATGGTGCCACGTGCAGAACTCAGCCACCATATCTCAAGCTGTGAGGATAAAAGTTGCATTGAACAGGACATTG CTGATGAAAACAGCATTTACAAAAGAGATGTGAAGCCTAGCATGTGGACTTCCCCTCCGTGTTCTGAGGATTGGGACCAAG aTTTGCAGAGTAAACCGCCTTCTGTGTTCATGTGGGGGACACCTTCGTACCCTGTGCCTAG TTCTGGAACTTTAATGGATCCTAAATCAAGTCTGGGTTCAAGTTTGCGTGCACCTAAATCTCTGCCCTATGTGCTGCCGTGGAAAATTA GATTGCT GTATAACAAAGTTGAACTTTGCAGCGTCAAAGGCGCCTCTAGACGTGTTAActctgcaactgaaaacattgctgttcctgcaAAACAATGTTTTAAGTTGCTGAATTAA